The Streptomyces sp. A2-16 sequence CGGCGGTCCAGCGCCGGGGCGCGCACCCGGTCCATCCGTACCCGCCTGTACGTCCTCGTCGGCGCCACCCTGGTCGTCGTCTGTGTCGCGATGGGCGTGATCACCGCGCTCTTCCAGCACGCCTATCTGATGGGCAACCTGGACGACCGCGTCCTCGACACCGCCGAACGGGCCCTGAGCAGGGCCTCCTCGCACCCGGACGGCGCGGACGACCCGACCTTCCTGAGGGGGACCGGGCAGCCCGCCGGGACGCTCTCCGCCCGGCTGGACGAGAAGGGCGCAGTCCTCTCCGCGGCCGTCGTGGTCCAGGACGCCTCCGCCAACGATCCCGTGCACGACCCCGTCCACGACCTCGGCACCGGCCAGCGCTCCGCCCTGGCCGGGCTCCGGGCCGACGGCGCGATGCACACCCGGACCGTGCCCGGCCTCGGCACCTACCGGGTCACGGTCCTGGAGGACGGAGACGTCCGGGTCCTCGCCGGGCTGCCCATGGACGACGTCCAGGACACCCTCGACGCACTCGTGACGATCGAGACAGGCGTGGCCGTGGCCGGGCTCGCCGCCGCCGGCTGCGTCTGCGCGGTGGTCATACGACGGCAACTGCGCCCCCTCGGCCGGGTGGCCGCCACCGCTGCCGAAGTCTCCCGCGCCCCGCTCGGGGACGGCGGGATCACCGGCCTGACCCGGGTGCCCGCACGCGACACCGACCCGGGCAGCGAGGCCGGCCAGGTCGGCGCAGCGCTCAACCATCTCCTCGACCAGGTGGAGTCGTCCCTCGCCGAGCGGCAGCGCGACGAGGAGCGGATCCGGCGGAGCGAGGAGCGGGTACGGCGCAGCGAGGAAGGCATGCGGCGCAGCGAGGAACGCATGCGACGCTTCCTGGCCGACGCCAGCCACGAACTCCGTACCCCGCTCGCCTCGATCGCCGGATACGCCGAGTTGATGAACCGCGGCACCGACCGCGTCGAACCGGTGCTGGCCTGGCGCCGGGTCTCGGCGGAGTCGGCACGGATGACGGGCCTGGTGGAGGACCTCCTCCTGCTGGCCCGTCTCGACGAGGGCCGCCCCCTGGACTCCCGCGACGTGGACATGGCGGCGCTGGTCGCCGAGACGGTGCGGAAAGCGCGGGCGGCGGCCGGCGGCCATGACTGGCGGCTCGAACTGAGCCTGGACGCACCGGCGTCGGTGACCGGCGACGAGGCCCGCCTGCGCCAGGTGGTGGCCGCCCTCCTGTCCAACGCGAGGATGCACACCCCGGCCGGCACCACGGTGACGGCATCGGTGCGGTCCACGGCCGAACGCCGTGTGATCCGCGTCCGCGACGACGGCCCCGGCATCCCCGCGCCCCTCCTGCCCACGGTCTTCGAACGCTTCACCCGGGCCGACACGTCCCGCTCCCGCACCGACGCCGGCTCCGGAGGCTCCGGGCTGGGGCTGGCCGTCGCGGCGGCGATCACGGCGGCGCACGGAGGCCGCATTCACGTCGACAGCGTCCCCGGGCGTACGGAGTTCACGGTCGATCTCCCGGCGGCCGTGGAGGCCGAGGCGGAGCAGCGGGCGGTCTCGGGCAACGGGGCGTCGGTGTAACGCCAGGAGTGCCGTCGGTCGGCCGGTCGAAAACCGGTGGATCGGCACCGCAGCGCGCGGTTAGCGTGCTGCCGGACCGAGTCGCCGAGGCAAGGACGTGCCGTTGTACACCGTGTGAGACCCCCCGAACGCTGATTGGTCGCGCGTCGCACCTGTGCGCCGCGCTGCTTCCTGCTGCGGCTTTCTCACTGAAACCGGTGTACTTCTGTGCTCACCTCCTGGGTGGTCATGCCCACCTGCCTGCCCCTCGTCCTGCGCCGCTGCCACACGTGCGCGTCGGACAGCTTCCGAGCGAACGGCAAGTTCCGCGTCAACGCCCACCACAAGCTTCTCGACGCCTGGCTCCTCGTGCTCTGCACCGGCTGCGGGGACACGGCGAAGCTCACGGTCCTGGAGCGGGCGCAGGTGCGTTCCGTACGACCCGAGCTGCTGGACCGGCTGCACGACAACGACCCTGACCTGGCAGCCGAGTTGCTCCAGGACCCGGCTCTGCGGCGCCGCAACCGCATCGCCCTGGACTGGGACGACGCCTGGCGCCTCGACACCGGCGGATCGGATCACCTGGACCGTGAGGTGATCGACGTCTCGGTCCGCTTCGCGGCACGGATCCCGGTCCGGCCGGTGCGGCTGATCGCCGAAGGCTGCGGTCTTCCCCGGGCCGAGGTCGAAAGGGCGATCACCGAGGGCAACCTCGTCTCGGCCGTCCGCCTGAACACCAGGCTCTCGAGCGACTTCACCTTCACGCTCAAACGCTGAGCCCCTCCGGCCACCTGGGCCCGGCCCACCGACTCCACGGGCCGGCCCCAGGCGCCCGCACATGCGAGAGACCACGACACGGCCACTCGCACCGGCCACTCGGGCTCGGCCGCTTGCACCCGCCCGCCCGGGCGCGGCCGCCCGGGCGAGGCCACTCGCACCCGCCCACTCGCACCCGCCCGCTCGGGCGCGGCCGCTTCCACAACGGCCACTCGACTACGGCCGCTTCCACCCGCCCACTTGACCCGTCCACTCGGGCACGGCCACCCGCACCCGCCCACTTGCACCCGGCCGCTCGCCCTCGGCCACTCGCACCCGCCCACCAAGCACCGACAAACCACCAGACCCCCCGGTGCCCCCGGTGACGCACCCCCGGTGACACGCCACCAAGACGAGTGCTCAGGCTGGCGCACCACGGCCGGCCCCGTCATCGCGCGCCACAAACCGGGCGACGCCGCCCGACATCCCCGCGATACTGATCGCCCATGAATGAGGTCGAAGTAGTCGTCGCCCATTCCGAACGTGCCACGCTGCGCGTCGGTGACGTGTTCCTGAAGGTGGACGGCGATCAGGCGCGCATCGACGCCGAGGCCGAGGTGATGTCCCTCGTGCCGGTCCCGACCCCGAGGATCCTCTGGCGCAAGCCGTCCGTGCTGGCGCTCGCCGCGCTCCCGGGGACCACCCTCGGACGCCTCGGCGGGCCGTCCACCGGGTCGCCGGAGGCGTGGGCCGCGGCGGGCGCCGCCATCCGGAAGCTGCACGAGGCGCCGCTGCCGTCCCGGACGGGCCAGGCGGGCCGGAGCGCCGCCGCGCTGGCGGCGGAACTCGACCGCGAGTGCGCGTCGCTCGTGGCGATCGGCGTCCTGCCCGCCGACCTCGTCACCCGCAACCGCCAGGTCGCCGAGGCCGCGCTCCGGCCGTGGACGCCGGCGTTCACGCACGGCGACCTGCAGATCGCGCACGTCTTCGTCGACGGCGACGAGGTCACGGGCATCATCGACTGGTCCGAGGCGGGCCGGGGCGACGCCCTCCACGACCTCGCCACCTTCACGCTCGAACACGAGCGGCACCTCGACGACGTCATCGCCGGCTACGGCATCGACGTCGACCTCGACGTCATCCGCGCGTGGTGGTCGTTGCGGAGCCTGCTGATCGTTCGCTGGCTGGCCGAGCACGGCTTCGACCCCTTCGCGCCGGGCTGCGAGGTCGACGTACTGAGAGCCCGGATGTCGGACCGCGCGGGCGGCTGAAGAGCCGCAGACTGTTTACAGTCGCCCCGGTTCGCGCTACCTTCCGCAACACGTGGGGTGGGAGCGCTCCCATGCGGACGGACCGGAACCCGCCCGCGTGCCGCTCCCACCCCGCGGCAACAACACACCCCGAACGACGCAACAACACACCCCGCACAACACACCCCGCACGGCCCGTACCTCAAGGAACGGACTGGACTGTCATGATCCTGACAAAGTTATCGAGGGTGACCCGCCCCAGAGCCCTCTTCCTGGTCCTCGTCTCCCTTCTCGCCACCATCCCCGCTCTGAGTCTCGTCCTCACCGCGGGCGGCAAGGCCGAGGCCCACGGCACCCCGATGAAGCCCGCCAGCCGCACCTTCCTGTGCTGGCAGGACGGGCTGACCGACACCGGTGAGATCAAACCGGTCAACCCGGCCTGCAAGAACGCGCAACAGGTCAGCGGCACCACGCCGTTCTACAACTGGTTCTCGGTGCTGCGCTCGGACGGCGCGGGCCGCACCCGCGGCTTCGTCCCCGACGGCCAGTTGTGCAGCGGCGGCAACACGAACTTCACGGGCTTCAACGCGGCCCGTGACGACTGGCCGCTCACCCACCTCACCTCGGGCAAGACGGTCGACTTCTCCTACAACGCCTGGGCCGCGCACCCGGGTTGGTTCTACGTCTACGTCACCAAGGACGGCTTCGACCCCAAGAAGACGCTCACCTGGAACGACATGGAGTCGCAGCCGTTCCTCAGCGTCGACCACCCGCCGCTCAACGGCAGCCCGGGCACGGTCGAGGCCAACTACTCCTGGACCGGTCAGCTTCCGGCCAACAAGTCCGGCCGCCACATCATCTACATGGTCTGGCAGCGCTCGGACAGCGCGGAGACCTTCTACTCCTGCTCCGACGTCGTCTTCGACGGCGGCAACGGCGAGGTCACCGGCATCCACGAGCCGGGCAACCCGACCGAACCGGTGCCGGGTACCTGCACGGCCACCCGCAGGACCACCGGCAGTTGGAGCGGCGGCTACCAGTCCGAGGTGACCGTCACCAACTCCGGCGACGTCCCGATGCTCGGCTGGATGGTCGACTGGAACCTGCCGTCCGGCCAGAAGGTCGACAGTCTCTGGAACGGCAACGCCACCTACAGCGGTCAGGGCGTGATGGTCCACAACGCCAACTGGAACGGCTCGCTCAGTCCGGGGCAGAGTACGACGTTCGGCTACGTCGTCACCGGCTCCGGAGGCGACACGGCCACGACCCTTCCCTGCCGCGTCGGCTGAGCCACCGTCCGAACACGCTCGAACCCTCAGCTCAGGGCGGACCCGGTGGGGCTGTGCGCCACCGGGTCCGCGAGCCGTGTCGGCACAGGGGGGTGGTGGCCGACGCGGATGGTGCATGGCTTGTGACGACGTGACGCGCGACAACGTTGTCGAGTGGTCTGTGCATGACTCTACCGCCTCAACGGACAACGATGTCAAATTAGTTGGCGGAAAGGGCTGGACCAGCGGAGTGACGCCCTCGCGCGTCCCCACCGACACACGCGCCCTTCCGTGATACGCGTGGCGCACGTTACTGTCCCAGCGGCTTGTGCGACCTGTGGTGCGCGACCCGTCCGAAGAAGGAGGGGCCGCGTCATGCGTTTGCGTCCTACGTCCCTGCTGCTGGCGGCCGTTCTCGCCGTCACCGGCGCCACCCCAGCCCTCGCGGCCTCCGCCGCACCCCCCGGTCTCGTCGACGACCCGACCGCACACGTCGATCCGCTCATCGGCACGACGAACGGCGGCAACGTCTTCCCGGGCGCCGTCACCCCGTTCGGCATGTTCTCCTTCAGCCCCGAGAACACCCGCGGCGACGCCACCAGAACCGCCGCGCCCGGGGGTTATCTGTACGACGCCACCCGCATCCGCGGCTTCAGCC is a genomic window containing:
- a CDS encoding ATP-binding protein; amino-acid sequence: MTGTPGYRTGRVRGLIADDRPALDDVPPGAVTEAARRPHPAPDGRSAPPANRGRTPPATAPDSTPPDPADDRVTQPLPGPGPVQRARGGRETLRRSSAGARTRSIRTRLYVLVGATLVVVCVAMGVITALFQHAYLMGNLDDRVLDTAERALSRASSHPDGADDPTFLRGTGQPAGTLSARLDEKGAVLSAAVVVQDASANDPVHDPVHDLGTGQRSALAGLRADGAMHTRTVPGLGTYRVTVLEDGDVRVLAGLPMDDVQDTLDALVTIETGVAVAGLAAAGCVCAVVIRRQLRPLGRVAATAAEVSRAPLGDGGITGLTRVPARDTDPGSEAGQVGAALNHLLDQVESSLAERQRDEERIRRSEERVRRSEEGMRRSEERMRRFLADASHELRTPLASIAGYAELMNRGTDRVEPVLAWRRVSAESARMTGLVEDLLLLARLDEGRPLDSRDVDMAALVAETVRKARAAAGGHDWRLELSLDAPASVTGDEARLRQVVAALLSNARMHTPAGTTVTASVRSTAERRVIRVRDDGPGIPAPLLPTVFERFTRADTSRSRTDAGSGGSGLGLAVAAAITAAHGGRIHVDSVPGRTEFTVDLPAAVEAEAEQRAVSGNGASV
- a CDS encoding lytic polysaccharide monooxygenase yields the protein MILTKLSRVTRPRALFLVLVSLLATIPALSLVLTAGGKAEAHGTPMKPASRTFLCWQDGLTDTGEIKPVNPACKNAQQVSGTTPFYNWFSVLRSDGAGRTRGFVPDGQLCSGGNTNFTGFNAARDDWPLTHLTSGKTVDFSYNAWAAHPGWFYVYVTKDGFDPKKTLTWNDMESQPFLSVDHPPLNGSPGTVEANYSWTGQLPANKSGRHIIYMVWQRSDSAETFYSCSDVVFDGGNGEVTGIHEPGNPTEPVPGTCTATRRTTGSWSGGYQSEVTVTNSGDVPMLGWMVDWNLPSGQKVDSLWNGNATYSGQGVMVHNANWNGSLSPGQSTTFGYVVTGSGGDTATTLPCRVG
- a CDS encoding phosphotransferase; translation: MNEVEVVVAHSERATLRVGDVFLKVDGDQARIDAEAEVMSLVPVPTPRILWRKPSVLALAALPGTTLGRLGGPSTGSPEAWAAAGAAIRKLHEAPLPSRTGQAGRSAAALAAELDRECASLVAIGVLPADLVTRNRQVAEAALRPWTPAFTHGDLQIAHVFVDGDEVTGIIDWSEAGRGDALHDLATFTLEHERHLDDVIAGYGIDVDLDVIRAWWSLRSLLIVRWLAEHGFDPFAPGCEVDVLRARMSDRAGG
- a CDS encoding DUF1062 domain-containing protein encodes the protein MLTSWVVMPTCLPLVLRRCHTCASDSFRANGKFRVNAHHKLLDAWLLVLCTGCGDTAKLTVLERAQVRSVRPELLDRLHDNDPDLAAELLQDPALRRRNRIALDWDDAWRLDTGGSDHLDREVIDVSVRFAARIPVRPVRLIAEGCGLPRAEVERAITEGNLVSAVRLNTRLSSDFTFTLKR